One segment of Chelonia mydas isolate rCheMyd1 chromosome 13, rCheMyd1.pri.v2, whole genome shotgun sequence DNA contains the following:
- the LOC102933267 gene encoding bactericidal permeability-increasing protein, whose product MVWAFVFVLLGACTRAEGTNAGLKGRVTQKGLEYGQQFGLELVKSLLKREHVPDLNGSYSIPLIGDVGYSVSRIQIQELQLNESVVSFSEGTGVRLVVSNAHMQLSGVWRVKVLFIPDSGSFDLSVRDLSLSAELGVSRDDNGRPQVWSTNCRSSIGRLDVKFHDGASWLYNLFTGALQAPLRYEVNRQLCPELGKGISDLERVLKTMQVSAQIDPFAAIDYSLVNKPVIARDHGDMDLKGEFYGVGKHTESPFSAAPFLLPDEGDHMLLLGLSEFSANSAAFVYFTAGALRKNFRDEMIPKRSPIRLNTGSMGLFFPELKKLYPDMPMELHLSARKQPLLTCRPDSLALALFGAAEAFVVLPNATLASAFLLDLDASLAGQLHLDSAKVGGSVALTDFSMSVVRSHIGSVQVKTLETLLKLALRMVALPMANKKLKKGFPLPSVYNVSLVNPRVKINQGFVLVATDVQYKA is encoded by the exons ATGGTTTGGGCATTTGTCTTTGTTCTGCTGGGCGCTTGCACTCGGGCGGAGGGAACCAATGCCGGCCTGAAAGGCAGAGTAACGCAGAAGGGCCTGGAGTACG GTCAGCAGTTCGGCCTGGAGCTGGTGAAGTCCCTGCTGAAGAGGGAGCATGTCCCGGATCTGAATGGTTCATACAGCATCCCTCTCATCGGGGACGTGGGCTATTCCGTGTCCAG GATCCAGATTCAAGAGCTGCAGCTGAATGAGTCGGTCGTAAGCTTCTCCGAGGGGACAGGTGTGAGGCTCGTGGTCAGCAATGCCCACATGCAGCTCAGCGGTGTCTGGCGAGTGAAAGTTCTGTTCAT ACCCGACAGCGGCTCCTTTGACCTGAGCGTGAGGGACCTGTCCCTCTCCGCCGAGCTCGGGGTGAGCAGGGATGACAATGGCCGTCCCCAGGTGTGGAGCACCAACTGCCGCTCCAGCATCGGGAGGCTGGATGTGAAGTTCCATGATGGAGCCAG ctggctTTACAATCTGTTCACGGGGGCTCTCCAGGCACCCCTGCGGTATGAAGTAAATAGGCAG CTCTGCCCTGAGCTCGGGAAAGGGATCAGTGATCTGGAACGAGTCCTGAAGACCATGCAAG TCTCAGCCCAGATCGACCCCTTTGCTGCAATTGACTACTCCTTGGTCAACAAGCCAGTGATTGCCAGGGATCATGGAGACATGGACCTGAAG GGCGAGTTCTATGGCGTGGGCAAGCACACAGAGAGCCCCTTTTCCGCCGCCCCTTTCCTGCTGCCCGACGAGGGGGACCACATGCTGCTCCTCGGCCTCTCCGAGTTCTCGGCCAACTCGGCTGCGTTCGTCTACTTCACGGCAGGGGCCTTGCGGAAAAACTTCAGGGACGAGATG ATCCCGAAGCGCTCCCCCATCCGGCTGAACACAGGGAGCATGGGGCTGTTCTTCCCAGAG CTGAAGAAGCTCTACCCTGACATGCCCATGGAGCTGCACCTGTCTGCCCGCAAGCAGCCACTGCTGACCTGTCGCCCGGacagcctggccctggccctgttTGGTGCAGCCGAGGCCTTCGTCGTCCTGCCAAACGCCACCCTGGCCTCGGCCTTCCTGCTGGACCTG GATGCCAGCCTGGCGGGGCAGCTGCATCTTGACTCAGCCAAGGTCGGGGGCTCCGTGGCTCTAACTGA CTTCAGCATGTCCGTGGTGCGGTCCCACATAGGCTCGGTCCAG GTGAAGACTCTGGAGACCCTGCTGAAGCTTGCGCTGCGGATGGTTGCATTGCCGATGGCGAACA AGAAGCTGAAGAAAGGATTCCCCCTGCCCAGCGTCTATAATGTCAGCCTGGTGAATCCCCGTGTCAAAATCAACCAG